In a single window of the Caproicibacterium sp. BJN0003 genome:
- a CDS encoding divalent metal cation transporter — translation MIISFFATLVATGGPNWGAFGQGLTNWKFADNSFTTALGYISTNAAVTAGIYGTYLGFEKNWKKEDLFNGAMRTDAIFHITTVVLISGAIVLVGAIVLNPSGTTIKAPAQLGDLLRPFLGNAAPIIMGIAIIGAGFSSLLGNTQRGVVLFNAGVNKETALDSKAVKIPCFVCLAVASVICFSYGGSPTQLIFIANVATSVATPVAGLFMVLILWKKELFNGYKAPRALQISMTVCYLFAVYMTINALMVQIPKLIQSF, via the coding sequence ATGATCATTTCCTTCTTCGCAACACTAGTCGCGACCGGCGGTCCAAATTGGGGCGCATTCGGCCAAGGCTTAACCAACTGGAAGTTTGCGGATAACTCCTTTACTACAGCGCTCGGCTACATCAGTACTAATGCCGCCGTCACAGCGGGTATTTACGGAACTTATCTCGGCTTTGAAAAGAACTGGAAAAAAGAGGACCTTTTTAATGGTGCAATGCGCACAGATGCGATTTTCCACATCACAACCGTCGTCCTGATCTCAGGTGCTATTGTTTTGGTCGGTGCTATTGTTCTGAATCCAAGCGGTACAACCATTAAAGCTCCTGCACAGCTAGGAGATTTGCTTCGCCCATTCCTTGGCAATGCCGCTCCCATTATTATGGGCATTGCCATCATCGGTGCCGGTTTTTCTTCCTTACTAGGAAACACTCAGCGCGGTGTTGTTCTGTTTAATGCTGGTGTCAATAAGGAAACTGCGTTGGATTCTAAGGCTGTCAAAATCCCCTGCTTTGTGTGCCTTGCCGTCGCATCTGTAATTTGTTTTTCGTACGGTGGCTCTCCAACACAGCTAATCTTTATCGCAAATGTTGCAACTTCAGTCGCAACGCCGGTCGCTGGACTTTTCATGGTTTTGATTCTTTGGAAAAAGGAACTGTTCAACGGCTATAAGGCTCCGAGAGCATTGCAGATTTCTATGACCGTCTGCTATCTTTTCGCGGTTTATATGACCATTAACGCACTGATGGTTCAGATTCCGAAGCTCATCCAATCCTTCTAA
- a CDS encoding divalent metal cation transporter — protein sequence MAYEKVDMSKPVPERLGFDPKDVKKLSFLEMLKKIGPGIVATGIVIGPGNITTSAMMGANYGYTMMWLLIPVIVMGITFTMASYRISTMTGMPVIHAIDHYFGRVAAAFCGTALFLACFFFTLGNITGTGAGMTLIFGFDWRIGALIMLAVLAFCYLSKGVYGKVEKGILNLHYWNDHFLLRNTSRDRRSKLGRIRPRLNQLEVCG from the coding sequence ATGGCTTACGAAAAAGTAGATATGAGCAAACCAGTGCCCGAGCGGCTTGGCTTTGATCCTAAAGATGTAAAAAAGCTCTCCTTCCTAGAAATGCTCAAAAAGATCGGTCCTGGAATTGTCGCAACCGGCATTGTTATAGGCCCCGGAAATATTACGACCTCTGCTATGATGGGCGCAAATTACGGATATACAATGATGTGGCTGCTGATTCCCGTCATTGTTATGGGCATCACTTTCACCATGGCATCGTATCGGATTTCTACTATGACTGGAATGCCTGTCATTCACGCAATTGACCATTATTTTGGTCGTGTTGCTGCCGCATTTTGCGGTACAGCACTCTTTCTCGCCTGCTTCTTCTTTACGCTTGGCAACATTACAGGTACCGGTGCAGGCATGACCCTGATCTTCGGTTTTGACTGGAGAATCGGTGCGCTCATTATGCTCGCTGTGCTTGCATTCTGCTACCTATCCAAGGGTGTCTACGGCAAAGTTGAAAAGGGCATTCTGAATCTGCATTATTGGAATGATCATTTCCTTCTTCGCAACACTAGTCGCGACCGGCGGTCCAAATTGGGGCGCATTCGGCCAAGGCTTAACCAACTGGAAGTTTGCGGATAA
- the spoIID gene encoding stage II sporulation protein D, producing the protein MKGTIALLVLFFLLLLLLPCLVFFGNGSRNSSSENPSVSSSVPSSTILQTSESSAPASAAPQAETGQTTFSVLDKTSGSVQSISQREFLIGTVSTEMSPDSPPEALKAQAVAANTYYLRQQQVHQANPDPSLSGADFSCETGKWLTYADEQQRKDRWGDNYQNYETAVENAVDATIGQTLKIDGQLVDATYFAISSGETENASDLWGGGQSCLVSVASPEDCFDPGFLSTKALSSDEVKTAAESLGCTMDGDPSSWFGETNRSKAGNILTQTLGNQTVKGQDLRFALGLRSANFTWTYENNTFTFTVKGYGHGVGMSQVGAKAMAQSGNSYEEILSWYYPGSSLESV; encoded by the coding sequence TTGAAAGGTACCATTGCTTTGCTTGTCTTGTTCTTTTTGTTGCTGCTACTCTTACCATGTCTTGTCTTTTTCGGAAATGGTTCTCGAAATTCTTCCTCAGAAAATCCAAGCGTCTCAAGCAGTGTCCCCTCTTCCACCATTTTGCAGACTTCAGAAAGCAGTGCACCAGCTTCCGCAGCTCCACAGGCAGAAACGGGACAAACAACCTTTTCGGTACTTGATAAAACGAGTGGAAGCGTACAATCCATTTCTCAGAGAGAATTTTTAATCGGCACTGTCAGCACCGAAATGAGTCCCGATTCTCCCCCAGAAGCTTTAAAAGCACAGGCGGTTGCCGCCAATACCTATTATCTTCGGCAGCAGCAGGTTCATCAGGCAAATCCCGATCCGTCCCTCTCAGGAGCAGACTTTTCCTGTGAGACAGGGAAATGGCTCACCTATGCCGATGAGCAGCAGAGAAAGGATCGCTGGGGTGACAATTATCAAAATTATGAAACAGCCGTAGAGAATGCCGTAGACGCCACCATAGGCCAAACACTTAAAATAGACGGACAACTTGTGGATGCCACCTACTTTGCAATTAGTTCCGGCGAAACAGAAAACGCCAGTGATCTTTGGGGCGGCGGACAATCCTGTCTCGTCAGCGTTGCGAGTCCCGAAGATTGCTTTGATCCCGGTTTTCTATCTACAAAAGCCCTTTCCTCTGACGAAGTAAAAACCGCAGCGGAATCTTTAGGCTGTACCATGGACGGGGACCCCTCTTCATGGTTTGGTGAAACGAATCGCAGCAAAGCCGGAAACATTTTAACCCAAACGCTTGGGAATCAAACAGTAAAGGGACAAGATCTGCGCTTTGCGCTGGGTCTGCGCAGTGCAAATTTTACATGGACTTATGAAAATAATACTTTTACCTTTACCGTAAAAGGATATGGGCATGGAGTTGGAATGAGTCAGGTGGGTGCCAAAGCAATGGCACAAAGTGGAAACTCTTATGAGGAAATTCTTTCGTGGTACTACCCTGGGTCTTCACTGGAATCTGTTTAA
- the gap gene encoding type I glyceraldehyde-3-phosphate dehydrogenase codes for MIKIGINGFGRIGRLVFRAAVAQPDKFEVVGINDPFMEPNYMVYNVKYDTMHGRFHGDICDDGDKLIVNGKKIAVFAEKDPENIPWGKIGAEYVVESTGVFATTEKASAHLKGGAKKVVISAPAKDKDTPTFVCGVNLDTYTSDMKVVSNASCTTNCLAPLTKVINDNFGIVEGLMTTVHSTTATQKTVDGPSKKDWRGGRAASGNIIPSSTGAAKACALVIPDVKGKLTGMSMRVPTLDGSVVDLTCRLAKSTTYDEICKTIKEASEGAMKGILAYTEDPIVSSDILGDPHTSIFDAGAGIMLNDHFVKLISWYDNEWGYSNKVLMLIEHMSKVDHA; via the coding sequence ATGATTAAAATCGGTATCAATGGTTTTGGCCGCATCGGTCGTCTTGTTTTTAGAGCTGCGGTTGCACAGCCGGACAAATTTGAGGTCGTAGGGATTAATGATCCTTTTATGGAGCCGAACTACATGGTATATAACGTAAAGTATGATACCATGCATGGTCGCTTCCATGGTGACATCTGTGATGATGGGGACAAGCTTATTGTCAATGGAAAGAAGATTGCTGTTTTTGCAGAAAAAGATCCGGAAAATATTCCGTGGGGAAAAATTGGCGCTGAGTATGTGGTAGAGTCCACCGGCGTTTTTGCAACCACTGAAAAGGCTTCTGCACATCTGAAAGGCGGCGCAAAGAAGGTTGTTATCTCTGCTCCTGCAAAGGACAAAGATACCCCGACTTTTGTTTGCGGCGTTAACCTGGATACCTACACCTCCGATATGAAGGTAGTATCCAATGCTTCCTGCACTACAAACTGTTTAGCTCCGCTGACCAAAGTAATCAATGATAACTTTGGAATTGTTGAAGGCCTGATGACAACGGTACATTCCACCACAGCAACCCAGAAAACCGTCGATGGACCTTCTAAGAAAGACTGGCGCGGTGGCCGTGCGGCTTCCGGCAATATCATTCCTTCCTCCACTGGTGCTGCTAAAGCATGCGCTTTGGTTATTCCGGATGTAAAAGGAAAGTTGACCGGCATGTCCATGCGTGTCCCCACTTTGGATGGTTCTGTAGTTGACTTGACCTGCCGCCTTGCAAAATCCACTACTTATGATGAGATCTGCAAGACTATTAAGGAAGCTTCCGAAGGAGCAATGAAGGGAATTTTGGCTTATACGGAAGACCCGATTGTTTCCTCAGATATTTTGGGTGATCCGCATACCTCCATTTTTGATGCTGGTGCCGGGATTATGCTGAATGATCATTTTGTCAAATTGATTTCTTGGTATGATAATGAATGGGGCTATAGCAACAAGGTTCTTATGCTGATTGAGCATATGAGCAAAGTTGACCATGCTTGA
- a CDS encoding LacI family DNA-binding transcriptional regulator, whose product MATLKDVAKLANVDVSTVSRALNNTSYVHPDTRARIIKAVKELSYQPNILARGLRQGKRNTIAVIVPKLSFSIFEELTAGIQDEAQKRGYSTILCNTDDDKITEKESLNRLRNTLVDGMIIAGTGYNKRLVRDMSADGMPVVQVIRQLDPNLCSVTVDNVSVGYQAVGHLISKGCRNIGLINGSMQISPYVERYEGYSKAIRENKLKEITVELPSKNRGAIYGHDCTERLLDQNAKLDAILAATDAQGMGVLRALKENGLRVPQDIRVVSMTGYRIGEMLETTLTSMELPGFEIGVSAANMAIAAIEADKSQPIVVRHVSFSAVLTPRESTM is encoded by the coding sequence ATGGCTACTTTAAAGGATGTTGCAAAGCTTGCAAATGTGGATGTTAGCACAGTGTCTCGTGCGCTAAACAACACCTCCTATGTGCATCCGGATACTCGAGCGCGCATTATAAAAGCAGTAAAGGAGCTTAGCTATCAGCCCAATATTCTTGCGCGTGGTTTGCGGCAGGGAAAACGGAATACGATTGCGGTCATTGTCCCAAAGTTGTCCTTTTCGATTTTTGAGGAGTTGACTGCCGGAATTCAGGATGAAGCTCAAAAACGTGGCTATTCGACGATCCTGTGCAATACGGATGACGATAAGATCACGGAAAAAGAAAGCCTAAACCGTCTCAGAAACACTTTGGTCGATGGGATGATTATTGCGGGGACCGGATACAACAAACGGCTGGTTCGGGATATGAGTGCTGATGGGATGCCGGTTGTTCAAGTGATTCGGCAGCTGGATCCAAATCTTTGCAGTGTTACAGTTGACAATGTCAGTGTTGGTTATCAAGCAGTTGGACATTTGATCAGCAAGGGCTGCCGGAATATTGGTCTGATAAACGGCTCTATGCAAATTTCCCCCTATGTTGAACGTTATGAAGGCTACAGTAAGGCTATCCGCGAGAATAAGCTAAAAGAGATTACAGTGGAGCTTCCTTCTAAGAACCGTGGGGCAATCTACGGGCATGATTGCACGGAGCGTTTGCTCGATCAGAATGCAAAACTGGATGCCATTCTTGCGGCAACGGATGCTCAGGGGATGGGGGTTCTGCGTGCGCTAAAGGAAAACGGTCTTCGGGTACCGCAGGACATTCGGGTTGTTAGTATGACTGGATACCGGATAGGTGAAATGCTGGAAACGACCTTGACTTCTATGGAGCTTCCGGGTTTTGAAATCGGTGTTAGCGCTGCAAATATGGCAATTGCTGCGATTGAAGCTGACAAATCTCAGCCGATTGTGGTTCGGCATGTCAGCTTTTCAGCGGTGTTGACACCACGGGAATCAACAATGTAA
- a CDS encoding dihydrodipicolinate synthase family protein: MAKVKTFKTIFPAVSVPLNDDYSINEEEFRVYLRWIKSFYDKGIQGIVCNGHTGEITGLTRAERKRVVEICAEECGDKMTIISGVNCENTAETIEMAKDAKNAGADGILLMPPHTWLRFGMNPNAPFEYVKDVAEGADIDIIIHLYPATSKAFYPVETLIKMCKEIEHVKCIKMGTRVTSIYEHDVRELRKQCPDISLITCHDETLCVSWFPGMDGALIGFAGCVPELITKAWDVFKNPEKHTLKEAQDASNRIYPISQAIYGGGQPSGEAHARLKEALKQRGIFTSALMRKPVLPLDQNQINWVANGLKLSDLPKVDMEQYK, encoded by the coding sequence ATGGCTAAGGTAAAAACTTTTAAAACGATCTTCCCGGCGGTCTCTGTTCCCCTAAATGATGACTACTCCATCAATGAAGAAGAATTTCGCGTATACCTTCGGTGGATCAAGAGCTTCTATGACAAAGGAATTCAGGGAATTGTCTGCAACGGACATACGGGTGAAATCACCGGTCTGACCAGAGCCGAAAGAAAAAGAGTCGTTGAAATCTGCGCTGAAGAGTGCGGAGATAAGATGACAATCATCTCTGGCGTCAACTGCGAAAATACAGCAGAAACCATCGAGATGGCAAAGGACGCAAAAAATGCTGGCGCGGATGGCATTTTGCTGATGCCCCCTCACACGTGGCTGCGTTTTGGCATGAACCCCAATGCTCCGTTTGAATACGTCAAAGATGTTGCTGAAGGCGCAGACATTGATATCATTATTCATTTGTATCCTGCCACCTCCAAGGCATTCTATCCAGTAGAAACCCTGATCAAAATGTGCAAGGAAATTGAGCATGTGAAGTGCATTAAGATGGGCACACGTGTTACCTCCATTTATGAGCATGATGTCCGTGAATTGCGCAAACAGTGCCCAGACATTTCCTTAATTACTTGCCATGACGAAACCTTGTGTGTCAGTTGGTTCCCCGGCATGGACGGCGCACTGATTGGCTTTGCAGGCTGCGTACCTGAACTGATCACTAAAGCATGGGATGTTTTCAAGAATCCCGAGAAGCATACACTTAAGGAAGCACAAGACGCATCCAACCGCATTTATCCGATCAGTCAGGCAATTTATGGCGGTGGTCAGCCTTCCGGCGAAGCACATGCAAGACTTAAAGAAGCCCTCAAGCAGCGCGGTATCTTCACGTCTGCTCTTATGAGAAAACCTGTCCTTCCTCTGGACCAGAATCAGATTAACTGGGTTGCGAATGGCCTGAAGCTCAGCGATCTGCCAAAGGTTGACATGGAACAATATAAATAA
- the ggt gene encoding gamma-glutamyltransferase: MKKTQKSLSLLMAFAMLLSATSCGTNPSTSSASSTASQGSSASYTSLDDFKLFDADKQMIRTGRNDTGEKGVVSTGKYEASKIGRQVMEEGGNAVDAAVAAAFTLGLVEPNSSGLGGGGFMTIHLADGTNHFVDFREVAPQAATPAMWEVGSDGKVKDNANMVGGKSTGVPGEVAGMLYALDKYGTKNRKDVIQPVIDLANKGFTVTPTLADDMTNCYENMQKFPEFGKLFLSENGMPYEVGQNFVNKDYAKALQIISDKGADGFYKGEIAQKVVEMNNKYDGLLSMDDLANYKVKDVDPVEGTYRGYKVISSPAPSSGGTIIIEILNILENFDLPKMQANSADELHLFSEAFKLAYADRAKYMGDPKYVDVPLKGLMSKEFAKTRAQLIDTKKSADPVDAGDPFAYEHQETTHFSIADKAGNMVSVTQTVNGYFGSSVCVDGYGFMLNNEMGDFSPDAKSPNCIAGGKCPLSSMSPTVVLKEDGTPLMVLGSPGGTTIISTVAQTISKVVDHGMGMQEAVDAPRISGYSKNTNSYETRLSSDVVDALTKLGHTMKASEEWNRGMGSVQAVLYKNDGTLEGAADPRRDGKALGF; encoded by the coding sequence ATGAAAAAGACTCAGAAATCATTATCCCTGCTTATGGCGTTTGCCATGTTACTCTCTGCTACAAGTTGTGGTACGAATCCCAGCACTTCATCAGCATCCTCTACTGCTTCTCAGGGCAGTAGTGCTTCCTACACATCTTTGGATGACTTTAAGCTGTTCGATGCCGATAAACAAATGATTCGTACCGGGCGAAATGATACCGGCGAAAAAGGTGTTGTTTCTACCGGTAAGTATGAAGCTTCCAAAATTGGCCGCCAGGTTATGGAAGAGGGCGGCAACGCAGTTGACGCTGCAGTCGCAGCGGCTTTTACTTTGGGCTTAGTTGAACCCAATTCCTCCGGCCTCGGCGGTGGCGGTTTTATGACCATTCATCTGGCTGATGGAACCAACCACTTTGTCGATTTCCGTGAAGTTGCTCCTCAGGCTGCTACTCCTGCAATGTGGGAAGTAGGCTCAGACGGCAAAGTCAAAGACAACGCCAATATGGTCGGTGGCAAGTCGACTGGTGTTCCTGGTGAAGTTGCTGGTATGCTGTATGCTTTGGACAAATACGGAACTAAGAATCGTAAAGATGTCATTCAGCCTGTTATCGATTTGGCTAATAAGGGCTTTACCGTAACCCCTACCCTAGCCGATGATATGACGAACTGTTATGAAAACATGCAGAAGTTTCCAGAGTTTGGAAAATTGTTCCTTAGCGAAAATGGTATGCCCTATGAGGTTGGACAGAACTTTGTAAATAAAGATTACGCCAAGGCTTTACAGATTATTTCTGACAAAGGGGCCGACGGATTCTATAAGGGAGAAATCGCCCAAAAGGTTGTTGAGATGAACAACAAGTATGATGGTTTGCTCTCCATGGATGATCTGGCCAACTATAAAGTAAAAGATGTTGATCCTGTTGAGGGAACCTACCGTGGATACAAAGTCATTTCTTCTCCGGCTCCGTCCTCTGGAGGAACGATTATTATTGAGATCCTTAACATCCTCGAGAATTTTGATTTGCCCAAAATGCAGGCAAACTCCGCTGATGAGCTCCACTTGTTCTCTGAAGCTTTCAAGCTTGCTTATGCAGACCGCGCTAAGTATATGGGCGATCCGAAATATGTCGATGTTCCGCTGAAGGGACTTATGAGCAAAGAGTTTGCAAAGACACGCGCTCAGCTCATCGATACCAAGAAGTCCGCTGATCCAGTCGATGCCGGCGATCCTTTCGCTTATGAACATCAGGAAACGACTCATTTTTCCATTGCTGATAAAGCAGGCAACATGGTTTCTGTTACTCAAACAGTAAACGGATATTTTGGTTCCAGTGTATGTGTTGATGGCTATGGCTTTATGCTCAATAACGAGATGGGTGATTTCTCCCCCGATGCTAAGAGCCCGAACTGCATCGCCGGCGGCAAATGCCCACTGTCCTCTATGAGTCCAACTGTCGTTCTGAAGGAAGACGGTACTCCGCTGATGGTTCTTGGCTCTCCTGGAGGCACCACCATCATCTCCACCGTTGCTCAGACAATTTCTAAAGTGGTTGACCATGGCATGGGCATGCAGGAAGCTGTTGATGCACCTCGTATCAGCGGCTACAGCAAAAACACAAATAGTTATGAAACCCGCCTCAGCTCCGATGTAGTAGACGCTCTCACGAAACTTGGTCATACTATGAAAGCGTCGGAAGAGTGGAATCGCGGCATGGGTTCTGTTCAGGCTGTTTTGTACAAGAATGACGGAACTCTTGAGGGCGCGGCTGATCCTAGACGTGACGGTAAAGCTTTAGGATTTTAA